The following DNA comes from Sphingopyxis sp. BSN-002.
ATCGGAGGCTTCGGCTCTTTCGTCGGATCGTTGCTGCTGCTGTTCCGTTCGCGCCATTCGATCACCGCATTCCTCATCTCGGCCGCCGGGCTTGCCGGCACGACCTGGTATCAGCTCGTCCAGAATGGTGACGCGTTCAAGAAGGCGCTTGGTGACGTCCCGCTTTATGTCAGCATCACGATCTGGGTGATCCTGCTCGCACTGCTGTTCTATGCGCGCGCGATGAAGGCGAGGGGCGTGCTGCGGTAAACATGGCTGTTAGGGGTGGATTTGGGACCGTCCCCTATTTGAGCGTCACCCCGGCGAAGGCCGGGGTCTCACCCTATCGCCATGAAGCACCGGAGAGATCCCGGCCTTCGCCGGGATGACGGACTTCGGTCGAGACCGGCCGGTCCTTACCGCCCGCGAATGAAGGCGCGGATGTCCTGCGACAATTTATGGCGATCCTCGTCGCGGATGTACATCATGTGCCCCGCGCCATAATATTTATACTCGATCCGGTCCTGCGGAATGCCCGTGCGCGACAGCGCATATTCGGCGGCGAAGAACGGCGTCGCGAAATCATAATAGCCCTGGCCGACGAACACCCGCAGCCCCGAATTCTCGCGTAGCGCCTGCCCGATATAGGGCGCGACGTTCATATAGGCGTTGGTGTCGCGCCCGCCGATCCGCCAGTCCCAGGGGCCTACGTCGCCGATCGACTGATATTCGCGGTCGGTCTTGAACCCCAGCGTATCGCGGCTCCAGCTGTTGATCGCGGCGGTGTAGCTCGCGTCGATGCCATAGAAGCTCGGATCGTTGTCGGGCTCTTCGCCGGCGCTGTCATAATCCTTGCCGGTGTAGCGGCTGTCGAGGCGTCCGATGGTGAGGCCGCGATCGCGCAGCAGTTCCTTGTAGAAGCGGCCGGGCGTCACGCGAAGGTCGGCGCTTTCCAGATAAGTCTCCGACAGCCCGGTGAAGCGCGCCAGCTCGCGGCGGATCGCCGCACGCTCCTCACCCTGCAACTTCTGCCCCTTGAGCAGCGCGCTGGCGTAGGGACCGATCGCCCACTGCCGCGCTTCCTCGGCAAAGGCTTCGGGCGATGCCGCGGTCGCCTTGCCGTGATAGAGCGCGGTCGTCGCCATCGACGGCAGGTTGGTGATGTAGCTGAGCTCGTTGCCCGGCGTGTCGGCGCCCGCCGCGAAATCGAGCACGGTCGAGATCAGGATGATGCCGTTCAGCGCGACGTCGTTGTAGGTCTCGTTCATCAGCTGGTTCGCGACCGCCGCGGAACGCGTGGTGCCATAGCTTTCGCCGCCGAGAAATTTCGGGCTGTTCCAGCGGCCATTGTTGTTGAGCCACAGCCGGATCACTTCGGCGACCAGCTTCGCGTCCTGCGTCACCCCGTAATAATCCTTGGGATCGGCCTTGCCGATCAGGTGCGAGAAGCCGGTGCCCGGCGGGTCGATAAAGACCACGTCGGTCACGTCGAGCAGCGCGTCGGGATTGTCGACGATCGGATAGGGCGGCGCGCCGTCGTCGACCCCGGTGCCGGGGATCGCGACACGCTTCGGCCCGAATGCGCCCATCATCAGCCACACGGTGCCCGACCCGGGGCCGCCGTTGAACAGGAAGGTCACCGGGCGGTTCGGGTCGCGGGGTTCCTTGATATAGGCGGTGGTGACGACTGCCACCTCGGGCACGCCGTCCTTGTTCTTGATGATCGTCTCACCGATCGTCGCGGCATAGCTGATCTTTTGTCCGCCGAAGGTGCCCGACAGCTTCGTCGTGTGGACTTGAGGGATGATGTCGTCGGATTTCTCGGCCTTCGCCTTGTCGGGGGCGTCTTCGGCATAAGCGATCGACGGTACTGCGACGGCAAGCGCCAGCGCGATCAGCGACAGACCCGATTTCATATCATTCTCCCCAGTTGCGCGCGGACCCTATGCAGCGCGCGGGGAGGGGGCAAGGCTACTTGTCGGTTACAGACGGGCTTTGGTCGAAGCGCGGCTCAACGCCCCCACTTGGTCTTGCTCTGCTTCCCGAAGCGTCCCTTGCGCGTGCCCGGCTTGCCCTCGTTCGAGCGGCCGACGCGTGGCGCCACCTGCTCGTCGGCGGGTAACCCGAGTTCGTCGGCTTCGAGGCGGCGGATTTCGTCGCGCAAACGCCCGGCTTCCTCGAACTCCAGATCAGCGGCGGCGTCGCGCATCTTCTTTTCGAGGTCGGCGATATAGGCGCGAAGGTTGTGACCGACCATGTGCGCCGGCTTGTCCTCGCCGATGTCGATCGTCACCTGATCCTTCGACGCGACATGCGCGATGATGTCGCCGATGTTCCGCTTGATCGTCGTCGGGGTGATGCCATGCTCGGCGTTATACGCTTCCTGCTTTTCGCGGCGGCGGTCGGTCTCGCGCATCGCGCGTTCCATGCTGCCGGTGATGCGGTCGGCGTAGAGGATGACGCGGCCGTCGACGTTGCGCGCGGCGCGGCCGATCGTCTGGACGAGCGAGGTTTCGCTGCGCAGGAACCCCTCCTTGTCGGCGTCGAGGATTGCGACGAGCCCGCATTCGGGGATATCGAGGCCTTCGCGCAGCAGGTTGATGCCGACGAGCACGTCGAACACCCCGAGCCTCAAGTCGCGAATGATCTCGATACGCTCCAGCGTCTCGACATCGCTGTGCATGTAGCGGACCTTGAGCCCCGCTTCGTGGAGGAATTCGGTGAGGTCCTCGGCCATGCGCTTGGTGAGCGTGGTAACGAGCGTGCGATAGCCCGCCGCCGCGGTTGCCTTGGCTTCGGCGATCAGGTCGTCGACCTGTTCCTCGACCGGCTTGATGATGACCGGCGGATCGATGAGGCCGGTGGGGCGGATCACCTGTTCGGCGAAGACGCCTTGGGTGCGGTCCATCTCCCACGTTCCCGGCGTCGCCGAAACGCTCACCGTCTGCGGGCGCATCAAATCCCATTCGGCGAAACGCAGCGGGCGGTTGTCGATACACGAGGGCAGGCGGAAACCATATTCGGCGAGCGTGATCTTGCGGCGGTGATCGCCCTTCGACATCGCGCCGATCTGCGGGATCGTCTGGTGGCTTTCGTCGACGAAGAGCAGGGCGTTGTCGGGCAGATATTCGAACAAGGTCGGCGGCGGCTCGCCGGGCAGGCGGCCGGTCAGGAAGCGGCTGTAATTCTCGATCCCCGCGCAGCTTCCGGTGGCAGCGATCATCTCGAGATCGAAATTGGTCCGCTGTTCGAGCCTTTGCGCTTCGAGCAGGCGGCCCTCGGCTTCGAGTTCCTTCAGCCGTTCGGTCAGCTCGTGCCGGATCGCCTCGCTCGCCTGCTTCAGCGTCGGGCCCGGTGTGACATAGTGGCTGTTCGCGTAAATGCGGACATGATTGAGGTTTGCGATCTTCTTGCCCGTCAGCGGGTCGAACTCGGTGATCTCCTCAATCTCGTCGCCGAAGAAGCTGACACGCCACGCCATATCTTCATAGTGCGACGGGAATATCTCCAGGCTGTCGCCGCGCACGCGGAAATTGCCGCGCGCGAACGCCTGGTCGTTGCGTTTGTACTGGAGCGCGACCAGTTTGCGGATGATCTCGCGATTGTCGACGCTCTGACCTTTTTTGAGGTCGAAGATCATCGCCGAATAGGTCTCGACCGATCCGATGCCATAGAGGCACGACACCGACGCAACGATGATCACGTCGTCGCGCTCAAGCAGCGCGCGCGTCGCCGAGTGGCGCATGCGGTCGATCGCCTCGTTCACCGAGCTTTCCTTCTCGATGTAGGTGTCCGACCGCGGCACATAGGCCTCGGGCTGGTAATAATCGTAATAGCTGACGAAATATTCGACCGCATTGTTCGGGAAGAAGCTCTTGAACTCGCCATAGAGCTGCGCCGCGAGGATCTTGTTGGGGGCGAGGATCAGCGCCGGGCGCTGCAGCTCGTCGATGACCTTCGCCATGGTGAAGGTCTTGCCCGAACCCGTAACGCCCAGCAGCACCTGATCGCGCTCGCCGCCGAGTGCCATATCGACCAGTTCGCGGATTGCGGTCGGCTGGTCTCCGGCCGGCTGATAGTCGCTGACCAGCTCGAATCGCTTGCCGCCCTCGACCTTGTCGGGGCGGGCAGGGCGGTGCGGAACATAGGCGTCGCCGGTGTCGATCTCGTCCAGCGAGGTCCGAATCTGAATTGCCATGCGGGCAATATGGTATCGATGGGGCCTTCAGGCAACGCTGCGTCGAACCATCGGCTGGCGGCCCGAAGACGGAAAATGGCAAGGGGCACGGGGCTCCCGGACGGGGCGTCGCCGGCTGAGGCCGAATTGGGATTGCCATCGCCGCCGATATGGTATCGACTTGCCCGGGGCCGTAAACGCAGCACGGTGTAATGTTCGCTCAGGTTACAGGAGACAGGGTATGAAGAAGATCATGATGAGCGTCGCGCTTGGCGCGGCCTTGGCAATGTCTGGGTGCAGCAAGAGCGAAAATGCCGGGGGCACCGCGAAACGCGAGGCCGGCAACTGGCGGACCGACGTCAAGTTGGTCAAGTTCGAGGTGCCGGGCATGCCGCCCGAGATGAAGGACGGCATGGCGAAGATGATGGAAGGCACCAGCGGCGTGGAGCAGTGCTTCACGCAGGAACAAGTGGACAAGGAAGATATTCCGGCCGAACTCGCCAGGGACGCGAGCAAGGGCGGCGATTGCAAATGGTCGAAAAAGGATATCTCGGGCGGCAAGCTCGACGTCGCCGGGACCTGCACCGCCAATGGCCAGACCGTCGACCTTGCGATGAACGGCACTCTTGGCGCCAAGAAGACCGAGGTGAACATCACCGTCAAGGGCAAGTCGCCGACGGGGCAGGGCGACTATGAAATGGTATTGCAGAAGATCGAAACGCACACCGGCCCGTGCAAGGCGGGGGCCGAGACGGCGAAGAGCTGAGGGCCTCGCCGCTGATGGAATCGAGGGCGCCGGTGCAAGCCGGCGCCCTTTCTTTTTTTGGAAGGAAGGAAGAAACATGCTCGGATATATCACGATGGGAACCGACGACATCGGCCGCGCGCGCGAATTTTATTCGTCGCTGCTTGCCACCATCGGCGCAACCGAACTGATGCGCATGTCGGATACCGAAGCGAACGGCTTTACCCTGTACGGGCTCGGCTGGGGGCAGCCGGGCATTGCCGTGACGCGCCCCTATGACGGCCAGCCAACCGATCGCGGCAACGGGCATATGGCTGCGATCGTCGTCGACGAACGGGCAAAGGTCGATGCGCTTCACGCCAAGGCGCTTGAGCTTG
Coding sequences within:
- a CDS encoding peptidase S10; protein product: MKSGLSLIALALAVAVPSIAYAEDAPDKAKAEKSDDIIPQVHTTKLSGTFGGQKISYAATIGETIIKNKDGVPEVAVVTTAYIKEPRDPNRPVTFLFNGGPGSGTVWLMMGAFGPKRVAIPGTGVDDGAPPYPIVDNPDALLDVTDVVFIDPPGTGFSHLIGKADPKDYYGVTQDAKLVAEVIRLWLNNNGRWNSPKFLGGESYGTTRSAAVANQLMNETYNDVALNGIILISTVLDFAAGADTPGNELSYITNLPSMATTALYHGKATAASPEAFAEEARQWAIGPYASALLKGQKLQGEERAAIRRELARFTGLSETYLESADLRVTPGRFYKELLRDRGLTIGRLDSRYTGKDYDSAGEEPDNDPSFYGIDASYTAAINSWSRDTLGFKTDREYQSIGDVGPWDWRIGGRDTNAYMNVAPYIGQALRENSGLRVFVGQGYYDFATPFFAAEYALSRTGIPQDRIEYKYYGAGHMMYIRDEDRHKLSQDIRAFIRGR
- a CDS encoding DUF3617 domain-containing protein — translated: MKKIMMSVALGAALAMSGCSKSENAGGTAKREAGNWRTDVKLVKFEVPGMPPEMKDGMAKMMEGTSGVEQCFTQEQVDKEDIPAELARDASKGGDCKWSKKDISGGKLDVAGTCTANGQTVDLAMNGTLGAKKTEVNITVKGKSPTGQGDYEMVLQKIETHTGPCKAGAETAKS
- a CDS encoding VOC family protein, with protein sequence MLGYITMGTDDIGRAREFYSSLLATIGATELMRMSDTEANGFTLYGLGWGQPGIAVTRPYDGQPTDRGNGHMAAIVVDERAKVDALHAKALELGGSCEGAPGVRGDEGEQAFYAGYFRDPDGNKLCAFRIGPAA
- the uvrB gene encoding excinuclease ABC subunit UvrB; this encodes MAIQIRTSLDEIDTGDAYVPHRPARPDKVEGGKRFELVSDYQPAGDQPTAIRELVDMALGGERDQVLLGVTGSGKTFTMAKVIDELQRPALILAPNKILAAQLYGEFKSFFPNNAVEYFVSYYDYYQPEAYVPRSDTYIEKESSVNEAIDRMRHSATRALLERDDVIIVASVSCLYGIGSVETYSAMIFDLKKGQSVDNREIIRKLVALQYKRNDQAFARGNFRVRGDSLEIFPSHYEDMAWRVSFFGDEIEEITEFDPLTGKKIANLNHVRIYANSHYVTPGPTLKQASEAIRHELTERLKELEAEGRLLEAQRLEQRTNFDLEMIAATGSCAGIENYSRFLTGRLPGEPPPTLFEYLPDNALLFVDESHQTIPQIGAMSKGDHRRKITLAEYGFRLPSCIDNRPLRFAEWDLMRPQTVSVSATPGTWEMDRTQGVFAEQVIRPTGLIDPPVIIKPVEEQVDDLIAEAKATAAAGYRTLVTTLTKRMAEDLTEFLHEAGLKVRYMHSDVETLERIEIIRDLRLGVFDVLVGINLLREGLDIPECGLVAILDADKEGFLRSETSLVQTIGRAARNVDGRVILYADRITGSMERAMRETDRRREKQEAYNAEHGITPTTIKRNIGDIIAHVASKDQVTIDIGEDKPAHMVGHNLRAYIADLEKKMRDAAADLEFEEAGRLRDEIRRLEADELGLPADEQVAPRVGRSNEGKPGTRKGRFGKQSKTKWGR